From one Diorhabda carinulata isolate Delta chromosome 12, icDioCari1.1, whole genome shotgun sequence genomic stretch:
- the LOC130899880 gene encoding trichohyalin-like, with the protein MEKSKLKLKTEEERRRTVEEEVRRKEEEEEERRKIEWELIERQRKNKKINRSTDRVAQSTILEEEKEEEDEVKKQETGGDESSEGALLKKIIFGTKSGKKREREKSRVEGEIENKKEKKEGETITVEEEEREIDDKILEIKNMLGGDKKLIKKLEELRELISNKNLRNIGKKRCRECIEEEEKQRKKEKTQKIIKEIDTGDGEYEVWERLAGEEWEEVYKKTKWERERVENVLRERLSNAIIIGKGVGGTTIELIKKIREEMWGVLEKTGPGEIELIENNIKTKNNRRMWINYMVKLGDEEGEFKTIMNLVKLAKEKEEKNIKVIIGEGVDKIKIRKIIEFVGRTGETEWSILTKGEEVVRIGGGGSERDGGESLFIKTGMKKYTEVLKTIKTNVDVDELGIKVESVRKTGRGTC; encoded by the coding sequence atggaaaaatcaaaacttaaaCTTAAGACGGAAGAAGAGAGGAGGAGAACGGTGGAAGAAGAAGTTAGGAGAAAGgaggaggaagaagaagaaagaaggaAAATTGAATGGGAGCTAATAGAAAGACAaaggaagaacaaaaaaataaatagaagcaCGGACAGGGTAGCACAATCAACGATACTGGAAGAAGAGAAAGAAGAGGAGGATGAggtgaaaaaacaagaaacaggAGGAGACGAAAGTAGCGAGGGGGCGCTgcttaagaaaataatatttggaacAAAATCGGGGAAAAAAAGGGAAAGGGAGAAAAGCAGAGTAGAGGGAGAAATcgagaataaaaaagaaaaaaaagaggGAGAAACAATAACGGTAGAGGAGGAGGAAAGGGAAATAGACgacaaaatattggaaattaaaaACATGCTGGGAGgggataaaaaattaatcaaaaaattggaggAGCTGAGGGAattaatatctaataaaaaCTTGAGAAACATAGGAAAGAAGAGGTGTAGAGAATGTATAGAGGAggaagaaaaacaaagaaaaaaggagaaaacacaaaaaattataaaggaaaTAGATACAGGGGATGGGGAATATGAGGTATGGGAAAGATTAGCGGGGGAAGAATGGGAGGAGgtgtataaaaaaacaaagtggGAGAGAGAAAGAGTTGAGAACGTTTTAAGGGAAAGACTAAGCAACGCGATAATAATAGGAAAAGGAGTGGGGGGTACAAcaatagaattaataaaaaaaataagagaggAAATGTGGGGGGTGTTAGAGAAAACGGGACCAGGGGAAAtagaattaatagaaaataatataaaaactaaaaacaatagGAGAATGTGGATAAATTATATGGTCAAATTAGGGGATGAAGAGGGGGAATTTAAAACCATAATGAATTTAGTAAAATTggcaaaagaaaaagaagaaaaaaacattaaagtCATAATCGGGGAGGGGGTGGACAaaattaaaatcagaaaaataatagaattcgTGGGGAGAACAGGAGAAACTGAATGGAGTATATTAACCAAAGGGGAAGAGGTGGTTAGAATAGGTGGTGGTGGTTCAGAAAGGGACGGAGGGGAGTctctatttataaaaacaggAATGAAAAAATACACGGAAGTCCTCAAGACAATTAAAACTAACGTAGATGTGGACGAACTGGGAATTAAAGTTGAGTCGGTACGCAAAACAGGGAGGGGGACCTGTTAG